One segment of Vibrio gazogenes DNA contains the following:
- a CDS encoding MATE family efflux transporter — protein MIFSSIRGSFVRQLIAIAIPIAVQNILFSSRGLVDVIMLGQLGEAEIAAVGVAARATFVSTIMLVGVTTGGALLTAQYWGAANRQGVRESTALTCLVSMFFATLTVLLFMFFSESVMSLATDSPDVIRLGSEYLQITSVSMYAVALVSSMAVGLRAMHKPAVSTFFSAIGIGSNVVLNWVLIFGHFGLPAMGIAGAAIATVLSGVIEIVTLYGYLYRKQHLLAFRWPDLVATMHMPKVKRFLQLSLPTTFNFLIWSGGLFAYHAIMGLSGVQGLAALSVMTPVESISLSFMIGISSAAAVLVGNQLGAKEYEKTYDQAIALTILCVFASIVIAILLYLLQTPVLNAFSALTPETRELAEKFIAILSIGIVLRSFPMSAIVGVLRAGGDVKFCLYQDICAQWVIGIPVTAIVAVMFHAPPEWVYFAFLTEECVKWIGSIPRIRSKKWMRNLIDTDV, from the coding sequence TGTACGTCAGTTGATTGCGATTGCTATCCCGATTGCGGTGCAGAATATTTTGTTCTCTAGTCGGGGGCTGGTCGATGTCATCATGCTGGGGCAGCTCGGTGAAGCGGAAATTGCCGCAGTGGGCGTCGCTGCCAGAGCGACATTTGTTTCGACCATTATGTTGGTTGGTGTGACAACCGGCGGGGCTTTGCTCACCGCTCAATATTGGGGGGCTGCGAATCGGCAGGGCGTCCGGGAAAGCACCGCATTGACCTGTTTAGTGTCGATGTTTTTTGCCACTCTCACCGTATTACTGTTTATGTTCTTTTCCGAATCGGTGATGTCGCTGGCGACAGATTCGCCCGATGTGATTCGTTTGGGGAGTGAATATCTTCAGATCACGTCGGTCAGTATGTATGCAGTGGCGCTGGTCAGCAGTATGGCGGTCGGCTTACGTGCGATGCATAAGCCCGCGGTAAGCACCTTTTTTAGTGCGATCGGGATTGGCTCGAATGTGGTGTTGAACTGGGTTTTGATTTTCGGTCATTTCGGGTTACCCGCGATGGGGATTGCGGGTGCTGCCATTGCGACAGTGCTCAGTGGTGTGATCGAAATTGTGACCTTGTATGGGTATCTGTATCGAAAACAGCATTTATTGGCGTTCCGTTGGCCTGATTTGGTGGCAACAATGCATATGCCGAAGGTGAAGCGCTTTTTACAGCTCTCATTGCCGACGACATTTAACTTCCTGATCTGGTCTGGCGGCTTGTTTGCTTATCATGCCATTATGGGTTTGAGTGGGGTGCAAGGGTTGGCTGCGCTGTCGGTGATGACGCCGGTTGAATCGATTTCGCTCAGTTTTATGATCGGCATTTCCAGCGCCGCAGCGGTGCTGGTCGGCAATCAACTGGGTGCCAAAGAATATGAAAAAACCTATGATCAGGCCATTGCATTGACGATACTGTGTGTCTTTGCCAGTATTGTTATCGCTATTTTGTTGTATTTGTTGCAAACGCCTGTGCTCAATGCCTTTTCTGCTTTAACGCCGGAAACGCGTGAGTTGGCTGAAAAGTTTATCGCGATTCTGAGTATTGGTATTGTGTTACGCTCTTTTCCGATGTCTGCGATTGTTGGTGTGTTGCGTGCCGGTGGCGATGTGAAATTCTGTTTATATCAGGATATATGTGCACAATGGGTGATTGGTATTCCGGTCACAGCTATCGTGGCGGTTATGTTTCATGCGCCCCCGGAGTGGGTCTATTTCGCGTTCCTGACGGAGGAATGTGTTAAGTGGATTGGCTCGATTCCACGCATACGGAGTAAGAAATGGATGAGAAATCTGATAGACACGGATGTGTGA
- a CDS encoding ABC transporter ATP-binding protein, with amino-acid sequence MLELTDLCKGYLDGEEFHPILQGAELKLTSGEQVALMGESGSGKSTLLNLIAGIDKVDSGDIWFPNFPMHNASEHHRAAYRRHHIGHVFQQFNLLPTLNIADNIRFCRQLRRLPEDQGLWRQILSALDLMPLLGRYPEEVSGGQQQRAAIARALYMEPKLLLADEPTGSLDEKNAEAVLRLLTSLSRRLEYTLLLVTHSEKVASHMERSVRLQGGQLHVVSRS; translated from the coding sequence ATGTTAGAACTGACAGACCTGTGTAAAGGCTATTTAGATGGGGAGGAATTTCACCCTATTTTACAAGGCGCAGAGCTGAAACTGACATCGGGTGAACAGGTCGCATTGATGGGAGAGAGCGGCTCTGGTAAGAGTACACTTTTAAACCTGATCGCAGGGATTGATAAAGTGGACTCCGGAGACATTTGGTTTCCTAATTTCCCGATGCATAACGCTTCAGAACACCATCGTGCGGCTTATCGACGCCATCATATCGGTCACGTTTTCCAACAGTTTAATTTACTTCCGACGCTGAATATTGCTGATAATATTCGTTTTTGTCGTCAATTGCGCCGGCTACCCGAAGATCAAGGTTTGTGGCGTCAGATTCTGTCCGCCCTTGATTTAATGCCTCTGCTCGGGCGCTATCCGGAAGAAGTGTCCGGTGGTCAACAGCAACGTGCTGCGATTGCCAGAGCGCTATATATGGAACCGAAACTGTTGTTGGCTGATGAACCCACCGGAAGTCTGGATGAAAAGAATGCAGAAGCGGTACTTCGGCTACTGACATCTTTATCCCGTAGACTTGAATATACATTGTTGCTTGTCACTCACAGTGAAAAAGTAGCGAGTCATATGGAGCGGAGTGTTCGTCTACAGGGAGGGCAGTTGCATGTTGTGTCCCGTAGTTAA